A part of Acidobacteriota bacterium genomic DNA contains:
- a CDS encoding HEPN domain-containing protein — protein MNLTPDELLVLVGHKMQRASEALRDARFLLENKRNALAVNRVYYGMFYALSAFALKKGFASSKHQPLISWFNQGFVKTGRVDGRFGKALHRAYDKRSFADYADYVVFSEAEVQAMIQDLDEFITEMGRLISQEAANH, from the coding sequence ATGAACCTGACGCCGGATGAGTTGCTTGTTCTGGTCGGCCACAAAATGCAAAGGGCTTCGGAAGCCCTGCGGGACGCTCGATTTTTACTGGAGAACAAGCGGAATGCACTGGCCGTCAACCGGGTCTATTACGGGATGTTCTATGCTCTTTCCGCTTTCGCGTTGAAAAAGGGGTTCGCATCTTCCAAACATCAACCGCTGATCAGTTGGTTCAATCAGGGTTTTGTCAAAACCGGCAGGGTTGATGGACGATTCGGAAAGGCTCTGCACAGGGCTTACGACAAGCGTTCTTTCGCGGACTACGCCGATTATGTGGTCTTCAGCGAAGCGGAAGTCCAGGCGATGATACAGGACCTGGACGAATTCATCACCGAGATGGGCCGCCTGATCAGTCAGGAGGCTGCGAATCATTAA
- a CDS encoding nucleotidyltransferase domain-containing protein, translating into MDGRELINRVADVLRQRFGDVIGPVILFGSRASARALPDSDFDILVVLNSRFDWRVENAILDACFELDLEYDILSDVKVISREDLDTWKGKQPFILKAFSEGISA; encoded by the coding sequence ATGGACGGCCGTGAACTGATCAACCGGGTCGCCGACGTGCTCCGACAGCGCTTCGGGGATGTCATCGGCCCCGTGATCCTCTTTGGCTCGCGAGCAAGTGCCCGAGCTTTGCCCGACTCGGATTTCGATATCCTCGTCGTGCTCAATTCCCGTTTCGACTGGCGAGTGGAGAATGCCATCCTCGATGCCTGCTTCGAGCTGGATCTCGAATACGACATCCTGTCCGATGTCAAGGTGATCTCTCGTGAGGACCTGGACACCTGGAAAGGAAAACAGCCGTTCATCCTGAAGGCATTCAGTGAGGGTATCTCGGCATGA
- a CDS encoding biotin--[acetyl-CoA-carboxylase] ligase produces the protein MVSRDVCGYEPDPAMLDGWRFVRRVVSWSVTDSTNARALEMARRREAGPGTLLLAGEQTAGRGRVGHDWHSAPDTGVYATLVLAPADFQPKGAWGVSGGASRDFQPGWLTLAAGVAVHRALSALIGPDAEGALDLKWPNDVLWNGRKVCGILAESEAVDGGIAFVVLGIGINVGQERFPDAIRDRAVSLRTITGIGFSRRDVLARVLDALDAALAALAQGRAGGVLAEWERRSTYARGRRVEARTPGGALRGVTDGLDPDGALRLRAPDGTVHLVHGGEIVDWA, from the coding sequence GTGGTTTCAAGAGACGTTTGTGGTTATGAACCCGATCCCGCAATGCTGGACGGTTGGCGATTCGTCCGGCGGGTGGTTTCGTGGTCCGTCACCGATTCCACCAACGCCCGGGCGCTGGAGATGGCCCGGCGGAGGGAGGCCGGGCCCGGGACGCTGCTGCTGGCGGGCGAGCAGACGGCCGGGCGGGGACGGGTGGGTCACGACTGGCACTCGGCGCCCGACACCGGGGTCTACGCCACCCTGGTCTTGGCCCCCGCCGACTTCCAGCCGAAAGGCGCGTGGGGCGTTTCGGGCGGCGCAAGCCGTGATTTCCAGCCCGGGTGGCTCACCCTGGCGGCGGGCGTGGCCGTTCACCGGGCGTTGTCGGCACTGATCGGCCCCGACGCCGAGGGGGCCCTCGACCTGAAGTGGCCCAACGACGTGCTCTGGAACGGGCGGAAGGTCTGCGGCATCCTGGCGGAGTCCGAGGCGGTCGACGGCGGGATCGCCTTCGTGGTGCTGGGGATCGGCATCAATGTCGGCCAGGAGCGTTTTCCCGACGCGATCCGGGACCGTGCGGTTTCCCTGCGGACGATCACCGGCATCGGCTTTTCCCGGCGCGACGTCCTGGCCCGGGTGCTGGACGCCCTCGATGCCGCCCTGGCCGCGCTGGCCCAGGGGAGGGCCGGCGGGGTCCTGGCGGAGTGGGAGCGTCGGTCCACCTACGCCCGCGGGCGGCGGGTGGAGGCCCGGACGCCGGGGGGCGCCCTCCGCGGCGTCACCGACGGCCTCGACCCCGACGGGGCCCTGCGGCTCCGCGCCCCGGACGGGACCGTTCACCTCGTCCACGGCGGGGAGATCGTCGACTGGGCCTGA
- the ftsY gene encoding signal recognition particle-docking protein FtsY, producing the protein MLSSLFNKLKTAVKSTTDNLAGKIGDLFLGKKKIDAEVLDQLEAILIGADIGVPVTMEILERARKEIGRNALNDMDQLVAVIKDTLRGILERPAAEDKALAAAPPGVVFVVGVNGVGKTTTIGKLANRYILGGRKVVVCAADTFRAAAIEQLEIWAQRSGAVIVRKSHGADPSAVLYESVDRARADGADLVIVDTAGRLHTKHNLMKELEKMRNIAGKRVPGAPHEVYLIIDATTGQNGLNQAREFLRTTGVTGLVVTKLDGTAKGGVVVAISRELNLPIRYVGIGEKMDDLIEFNVDDYVESIFSRN; encoded by the coding sequence ATGCTGTCCAGTCTGTTCAACAAGCTGAAGACCGCCGTCAAGTCCACCACGGACAACCTGGCGGGGAAGATCGGGGACCTGTTCCTCGGGAAGAAGAAGATCGACGCCGAGGTCCTCGACCAGCTGGAGGCGATCCTGATCGGCGCCGACATCGGGGTGCCGGTCACGATGGAGATCCTGGAGCGGGCCCGGAAGGAGATCGGCCGCAACGCCCTCAACGACATGGACCAGCTCGTGGCCGTCATCAAGGACACCCTCCGGGGGATCCTCGAGCGGCCGGCGGCCGAGGACAAGGCCCTGGCGGCGGCGCCTCCGGGCGTCGTCTTCGTGGTGGGGGTGAACGGCGTCGGCAAGACCACCACCATCGGCAAGCTGGCCAACCGCTACATCCTGGGCGGCCGGAAAGTCGTGGTCTGCGCCGCGGACACCTTCCGGGCGGCGGCCATCGAGCAGCTCGAGATCTGGGCCCAGCGCTCCGGCGCCGTCATCGTGCGGAAGTCTCACGGCGCGGACCCGTCCGCCGTGCTTTACGAGTCCGTCGACCGGGCCCGGGCCGACGGGGCCGACCTGGTGATCGTGGACACCGCCGGCCGGCTTCACACCAAGCACAACCTGATGAAAGAGCTGGAGAAGATGCGCAACATCGCGGGGAAGCGGGTCCCCGGCGCCCCCCACGAGGTGTACCTGATCATCGACGCCACCACCGGCCAGAACGGCCTCAACCAGGCCCGGGAGTTCCTCCGGACCACGGGCGTGACCGGCCTCGTCGTCACCAAGCTGGACGGGACGGCCAAGGGCGGCGTCGTGGTGGCCATCTCCCGGGAACTCAACCTCCCCATCCGCTACGTCGGCATCGGGGAGAAGATGGACGACCTCATCGAGTTCAACGTGGACGACTACGTCGAATCCATCTTCAGCCGGAACTGA
- a CDS encoding glycosyltransferase family 9 protein, protein MAPRKPIRIDPRRRTVAVGGVETLGEALMAVPSLREIRRHHEGVRLLLVAPASIANLLRTLGETDDSVTWKTDALRRREIRGTFRLWKAVRRKRPGVFVGFRTDLQTRLTGLASGAKHRIGHVTGLWSPLLTRSVRLPEELRRFHQVYLHLQLLHESGLSPVNYLKEPQFRPDLRVRLTEPLVQTAREALAKLGVDPRNPLIGLFAGSAGSSAGRWLPERYAAVLRKLRHRIPFNVILFGARGDRAIADLVIQECDGTNLFNACGTLGLVETAALIATCRLFVGTDSGMMHLAAAFDVPQVALFGPTDPVIGGPFSNRAVSLRKNICGPCFTTVCPIDRRCMKAVTMEEVVKRARELLQKEYSPDV, encoded by the coding sequence GTGGCCCCCCGGAAACCCATCCGCATCGACCCCCGGCGACGGACCGTCGCCGTCGGGGGGGTTGAAACCCTGGGGGAAGCCCTGATGGCGGTCCCGTCGCTGCGGGAGATCCGCCGTCACCACGAGGGGGTCCGGTTGCTCCTGGTGGCCCCCGCGTCGATCGCCAACCTGCTCCGCACCCTGGGGGAGACCGACGATTCGGTGACGTGGAAGACCGACGCCCTGCGGCGGCGCGAGATCCGGGGCACGTTCCGCCTGTGGAAGGCGGTTCGCCGGAAGCGACCGGGCGTGTTCGTGGGCTTCCGAACGGACCTTCAGACCCGACTGACAGGCCTGGCCTCGGGGGCGAAGCACCGGATCGGGCACGTGACGGGGCTGTGGTCCCCGCTCCTGACCCGAAGCGTCCGGCTGCCCGAGGAGCTTCGCCGCTTCCACCAGGTCTACCTTCACCTCCAGCTTCTGCACGAGTCCGGCTTGTCTCCCGTCAACTACCTGAAGGAGCCCCAATTCCGGCCCGACCTCCGGGTCCGCCTGACGGAGCCGCTCGTCCAGACCGCCCGCGAAGCGCTCGCCAAGCTCGGGGTCGACCCGCGGAACCCCCTGATCGGGCTCTTCGCCGGGTCCGCCGGCTCCTCGGCGGGGCGGTGGCTGCCGGAGCGCTACGCGGCCGTCCTCCGGAAGCTGCGCCATCGCATCCCCTTCAACGTGATCCTCTTCGGGGCGAGGGGTGACCGGGCCATCGCCGACCTGGTCATCCAGGAGTGCGACGGGACGAACCTCTTCAACGCGTGCGGGACCCTCGGCCTGGTGGAGACCGCGGCCCTCATCGCCACCTGCCGGCTCTTCGTCGGGACGGACTCCGGGATGATGCACCTCGCCGCCGCCTTCGACGTGCCCCAGGTGGCCCTCTTCGGCCCCACGGACCCCGTTATCGGCGGCCCCTTCTCGAATCGGGCCGTCTCCCTGAGGAAGAACATCTGCGGGCCGTGCTTCACCACGGTGTGCCCCATCGACCGGCGGTGCATGAAGGCGGTGACCATGGAGGAAGTGGTCAAGCGGGCGCGGGAACTGCTTCAGAAGGAGTATTCCCCGGACGTGTGA